In one window of Frigoriglobus tundricola DNA:
- a CDS encoding efflux RND transporter permease subunit encodes MISRFFIDRPIFANVIALMTILFGVVALDRLPVERYPSITPPTVVVSTTYPGANAQVVADTVAAPIEQQVNGVENMMYMSSTSSSDGSYALTITFEIGTNLDDAQVLVQNRMSVAEPVLPEEVRRQGITVKKQSSNILLVISLTSESKRYDPVFLSNYATLRLRDELSRVKGVGEVQIKGAGAYSMRVWTDPDKMASRQITTLDVTAALARQNVQVAAGQVGQPPNPAGQAFQLTVTTRGRLTTPAEFEEIVVKSGGNNQIVYLRDVARVELGAQNYDTFETRSGMDAANLLIFQLPGSNAMDVANRVREAMKKIEPTLPDGLEYTIPFDTTKFVSAAIHNVYQTLIEAGVLVLIVILVFLQNWRALLVPATTVPVTIIGAFSFLYVFGFSINLLTLFALILAIGIVVDDAIVIVENASHHIEQGEAPRLATIKAMNEVTGPVIAITFVLMAVFVPTAFLSGITGQMYRQFALTIAATALISAVNALSLKPAQCALWLKPAAKKSLFSRAFDTVYGPIERVYAWSIRIMLRVWPLALIVFLATAAGTGWWYQQLPTGFLPTEDEGYAIIAVQLPDGASLDRTRDVAERINKVCARFRDKGALENWFVLGGTSLLDGTAAPNGATAFVTWTDWSLRTTPEMQQQALVQALQMEFFGIQDAFIFVIVPPSIQGLGFSGGFEMKIEDREGVGLAVLQERTQAVIDAAVQRPEIAPPPAIRTTFRAGVPQVYLNIDRVKAEKMGVFISDVFAALQANLGSVYVNDFNLYGRTWQVRVQADARFRADPSLLRRLEVKNRTGGKVPLGTLLSVESQVGPLAITRYNLYPTATISGVTKPGFSSGEGLAAMEAAAEQVLPPSMGYEWTSIAFQEKRVSGEEVLVFALAVLLVYWVLAAQYESWLLPLAVILVVPLGLLGVVAGVVFRGLDNNIYTQIGVVLIIALASKNAILIVEFARELRLAGRSIRQAAAEAARLRFRPILMTSIAFILGVVPLVTATGAGAASRQALGTAVFGGMITSTVLAVFFVPVFYVVVQGLIELRNGPPVRPESVTEHFTGASENGTPVNGHTPISEAHSVVQEPPVSTAAGGWFSTVWKRLTKR; translated from the coding sequence ATGATTTCACGGTTCTTCATCGACCGCCCGATCTTCGCCAACGTGATCGCCTTGATGACGATCCTGTTCGGCGTCGTGGCGCTCGACCGGCTCCCGGTCGAGCGCTACCCGTCAATCACCCCGCCGACGGTCGTGGTCTCGACCACCTACCCCGGCGCCAACGCCCAGGTCGTGGCGGACACGGTGGCCGCGCCGATCGAACAGCAGGTCAACGGCGTCGAGAACATGATGTACATGTCCTCGACAAGCTCCTCCGACGGCTCCTACGCCCTCACCATCACGTTCGAGATCGGCACGAACCTAGATGACGCCCAGGTGCTCGTCCAGAACCGGATGAGCGTGGCCGAGCCGGTCCTGCCCGAAGAGGTGCGGCGGCAGGGGATCACGGTCAAGAAGCAGTCGTCGAACATCCTCCTGGTGATCTCGCTCACGTCCGAGTCGAAGCGGTACGACCCGGTGTTCCTGTCGAACTACGCGACCCTCCGGTTGCGGGACGAACTGAGCCGGGTGAAGGGCGTCGGCGAGGTGCAGATCAAGGGGGCCGGGGCGTACTCGATGCGGGTGTGGACCGACCCCGACAAGATGGCCTCGCGCCAGATCACCACCCTGGACGTGACCGCCGCATTGGCCCGTCAAAACGTTCAGGTGGCGGCCGGTCAGGTCGGGCAGCCGCCGAACCCGGCCGGTCAGGCGTTTCAACTCACGGTGACGACCCGGGGCCGGTTGACCACTCCGGCCGAGTTCGAGGAGATCGTCGTCAAGTCCGGGGGGAACAACCAGATCGTGTACCTGCGGGACGTGGCCCGGGTCGAACTCGGGGCGCAGAACTACGACACGTTCGAGACCCGGTCCGGGATGGACGCGGCCAACCTGCTGATCTTCCAGCTCCCCGGCTCGAACGCGATGGACGTGGCCAACCGGGTGCGGGAGGCGATGAAGAAGATCGAGCCGACCCTGCCCGACGGGCTCGAGTACACGATCCCGTTCGACACCACCAAGTTCGTCAGCGCCGCCATCCACAACGTGTACCAGACGCTGATCGAGGCCGGCGTGCTGGTGCTGATCGTGATCCTCGTGTTCCTCCAGAACTGGCGCGCGCTCCTGGTGCCCGCGACGACGGTGCCCGTGACCATCATCGGGGCGTTCTCGTTCCTGTACGTGTTCGGGTTCTCGATCAACCTGCTCACGCTGTTCGCGCTGATCCTGGCGATCGGGATCGTGGTGGACGACGCGATCGTGATCGTGGAGAACGCGTCGCACCACATCGAGCAGGGGGAGGCGCCCCGGCTGGCCACCATTAAAGCGATGAACGAGGTGACCGGGCCGGTCATCGCGATCACGTTCGTGCTGATGGCCGTGTTCGTGCCGACCGCGTTCCTGAGCGGGATCACCGGCCAGATGTACCGGCAGTTCGCGCTCACGATCGCGGCCACGGCGCTCATCAGCGCGGTGAACGCCCTCTCGCTGAAGCCGGCCCAGTGCGCCCTCTGGCTCAAGCCGGCGGCGAAGAAGAGCCTGTTCTCCCGCGCATTCGACACGGTGTACGGTCCCATCGAGCGGGTCTACGCGTGGAGCATCCGGATCATGCTCCGGGTGTGGCCGCTCGCGCTAATCGTGTTCCTCGCGACGGCCGCCGGGACCGGGTGGTGGTACCAGCAACTGCCGACCGGGTTCCTCCCCACGGAGGACGAGGGCTACGCGATCATCGCCGTGCAACTGCCGGACGGGGCCTCCCTCGACCGGACCCGGGACGTGGCCGAGCGCATCAACAAGGTGTGTGCCCGGTTCCGGGACAAGGGCGCGCTGGAGAACTGGTTCGTCCTCGGGGGCACGTCGCTCCTGGACGGGACCGCGGCCCCGAACGGGGCGACGGCGTTCGTGACCTGGACCGATTGGTCCCTGCGGACCACGCCGGAGATGCAGCAGCAGGCGCTGGTGCAGGCGCTCCAAATGGAGTTCTTCGGGATCCAGGACGCGTTCATCTTCGTCATCGTCCCCCCGTCCATTCAGGGGCTGGGCTTCTCCGGCGGGTTCGAGATGAAGATCGAGGACCGCGAGGGCGTGGGGCTGGCGGTGCTCCAGGAGCGGACCCAGGCGGTCATCGACGCCGCGGTCCAGCGCCCCGAGATCGCGCCCCCGCCGGCCATCCGGACCACGTTCCGGGCCGGGGTGCCCCAGGTGTACCTGAACATCGACCGGGTGAAGGCCGAGAAGATGGGCGTGTTCATCAGCGACGTGTTCGCCGCCCTCCAGGCGAACCTCGGCTCGGTGTACGTGAACGACTTCAACCTGTACGGCCGCACGTGGCAGGTGCGGGTCCAGGCGGACGCCCGGTTCCGCGCCGATCCGAGCCTGTTGCGCCGGTTGGAGGTCAAGAACCGGACCGGCGGGAAGGTGCCGCTCGGTACGCTGCTGTCCGTCGAGAGTCAGGTCGGGCCGCTGGCGATTACCCGGTACAACCTGTACCCGACGGCTACGATCAGTGGGGTGACCAAGCCGGGGTTCAGCTCGGGCGAGGGGCTGGCCGCGATGGAGGCCGCGGCGGAGCAGGTGCTCCCGCCCTCGATGGGCTACGAGTGGACGTCGATCGCGTTCCAGGAGAAGCGGGTGAGCGGCGAGGAGGTGCTGGTGTTCGCGCTCGCCGTGCTGCTGGTGTACTGGGTGCTGGCGGCCCAGTACGAGAGCTGGCTGCTCCCGCTGGCGGTGATCCTGGTGGTGCCGCTCGGCCTGCTCGGGGTGGTCGCGGGCGTGGTGTTTCGCGGGCTGGATAACAACATCTATACGCAGATCGGCGTGGTGCTCATCATCGCGCTGGCGTCGAAAAACGCCATTCTGATCGTCGAGTTCGCGCGGGAACTGCGGTTGGCCGGGCGGTCGATCCGCCAGGCGGCGGCGGAAGCGGCCCGGTTGCGGTTCCGGCCGATTCTCATGACCTCGATCGCCTTCATCCTCGGGGTGGTCCCGCTCGTAACGGCCACCGGGGCCGGTGCGGCCAGCCGCCAGGCGCTGGGGACGGCGGTGTTCGGCGGGATGATCACCTCGACGGTGCTGGCCGTGTTCTTCGTCCCGGTGTTCTACGTCGTGGTGCAGGGGCTCATCGAACTCCGGAACGGGCCGCCGGTCCGTCCCGAATCCGTTACGGAACACTTCACCGGCGCGAGCGAGAACGGGACACCGGTCAACGGCCACACACCGATCTCTGAAGCTCATTCGGTGGTGCAAGAGCCACCTGTCAGCACCGCGGCGGGGGGCTGGTTCTCCACAGTGTGGAAACGGCTCACGAAGCGGTAA
- a CDS encoding Tm-1-like ATP-binding domain-containing protein, giving the protein MSVLLIGTLDTKGAEFAYVRDRLVTAGVTVILADAGSLGPPTVVPDIARAAVFAAAGANAEQVKAGDRGRAVELAAAGAAKIAVNLHKEGKLSGVIGLGGSAGTTIATAAMRALPVGVPKLMVSTLASGQVQPYVGTRDVMMLHSVVDIAGLNRISRVVFDNAAAAMAGMVLAKSPTPAAPLPSGEARSAERGTRNEGPATEDVFGHPLRAPHSALRASPEGRRAGAGGSSADKPVVAATMFGVTTPCVEAARAVLEAAGYEVLVFHATGTGGRTMEGLIRDGLIAGVLDITTTELADELAGGILSAGPDRLTAAAIARVPQVISLGALDVVNFGPPETVPERYKPRRFHQHNPNVTLMRTTPVEMDRLGKEIAEKTSAASSPTCVLMPLRGVSAIDAEGKSFWWPEADAALFQSVRNWIAPYVELVELDRHINDPAFAEACAYKLLELMANK; this is encoded by the coding sequence ATGTCCGTTTTGCTGATCGGCACGCTGGATACCAAGGGCGCCGAATTCGCCTACGTCCGCGACCGGCTCGTTACCGCAGGCGTGACCGTCATTCTCGCGGACGCGGGGAGTTTAGGGCCACCCACAGTAGTACCGGATATTGCCCGCGCCGCCGTTTTCGCGGCCGCCGGCGCGAACGCGGAGCAGGTAAAAGCGGGGGACCGCGGCCGAGCGGTCGAACTCGCGGCGGCCGGAGCGGCGAAGATTGCCGTGAATCTGCACAAAGAGGGTAAATTATCCGGAGTGATCGGATTGGGCGGGTCGGCCGGTACGACCATCGCCACGGCCGCGATGCGGGCGCTCCCCGTGGGCGTCCCAAAGCTGATGGTCAGCACGCTCGCGAGCGGGCAGGTTCAGCCCTACGTCGGCACCCGCGACGTGATGATGCTGCACTCCGTCGTCGATATTGCCGGGCTGAACCGCATCAGCCGCGTGGTATTCGACAACGCCGCTGCGGCGATGGCGGGGATGGTATTGGCGAAGAGCCCCACCCCCGCGGCCCCTCTCCCTTCAGGGGAAGCGCGGAGCGCGGAGCGCGGAACTCGGAATGAAGGCCCGGCGACCGAGGACGTCTTCGGTCATCCACTCCGCGCTCCACACTCCGCGCTCCGCGCTTCCCCTGAAGGGAGGCGGGCCGGGGCGGGCGGTTCTTCCGCCGACAAGCCCGTCGTCGCCGCGACCATGTTCGGCGTGACCACGCCCTGCGTCGAAGCTGCGCGTGCCGTACTGGAAGCCGCGGGCTACGAGGTACTCGTGTTCCACGCGACCGGGACGGGCGGGCGCACGATGGAGGGGCTGATTCGCGACGGTCTGATTGCCGGCGTTCTTGACATCACGACCACCGAACTCGCGGACGAGTTGGCCGGCGGAATCCTCTCTGCGGGGCCGGACCGGCTCACCGCGGCGGCCATCGCGCGGGTGCCGCAGGTGATCTCACTCGGCGCGCTGGATGTTGTCAACTTCGGCCCGCCAGAAACCGTTCCGGAGCGGTACAAACCGCGGCGGTTCCACCAGCACAATCCCAACGTCACGCTGATGCGCACGACGCCGGTGGAGATGGACCGGCTGGGGAAGGAGATCGCGGAGAAAACGAGCGCCGCCAGCAGCCCGACCTGTGTTCTGATGCCGCTGCGGGGCGTGTCCGCCATCGACGCCGAGGGGAAGTCGTTCTGGTGGCCGGAAGCGGACGCGGCCCTGTTCCAGAGCGTGCGCAACTGGATCGCGCCGTATGTCGAACTGGTCGAACTCGACCGGCACATCAACGACCCGGCATTTGCCGAAGCCTGCGCGTACAAACTGCTGGAACTCATGGCGAACAAATAA
- a CDS encoding phosphoenolpyruvate hydrolase family protein: MQSRSEILARLRAHVAAGVPIVGGGAGTGLSAKCAEMGGIDLIIIYNSGRFRMAGRGSLAGLLPYGDANQIVMDMAREVLPVVQRTPVLAGVCGTDPFRVMKRFLLDVRDAGFSGVQNFPTVGLFDGTLRVGLEETGMGYRLEVDMIAAARDLDLLTCPYAFTPEEATAMAKAGADVLIPHMGLTTKGAIGAKTALSLEESAKRVQELADAAKAVNPDILVLCHGGPISEPEDVRFILDHTTGIVGFFGASSIERLPTEVAITGCVKQFKGLALK; the protein is encoded by the coding sequence ATGCAATCGCGATCCGAGATTCTCGCCCGGCTCCGCGCGCACGTCGCGGCCGGCGTTCCCATCGTTGGCGGCGGGGCCGGTACCGGTCTGTCCGCCAAGTGCGCCGAAATGGGCGGCATCGATCTCATCATCATCTACAACTCCGGCCGGTTCCGTATGGCCGGGCGCGGGTCGCTGGCCGGGCTGCTCCCCTATGGGGACGCGAACCAGATCGTAATGGACATGGCCCGCGAGGTCCTGCCGGTCGTTCAGAGGACGCCCGTTCTGGCGGGCGTGTGCGGCACCGATCCGTTCCGTGTTATGAAGCGGTTCCTGCTCGACGTGCGGGACGCGGGGTTCAGCGGTGTGCAGAACTTCCCCACCGTGGGCCTGTTCGACGGCACCCTTCGCGTCGGCCTCGAAGAGACCGGAATGGGCTACCGGCTCGAAGTGGACATGATCGCCGCGGCCCGCGATCTCGATTTGCTCACCTGTCCCTACGCCTTCACGCCCGAGGAGGCGACCGCGATGGCGAAAGCCGGCGCGGACGTCCTCATTCCGCACATGGGGCTGACCACAAAGGGGGCGATTGGCGCGAAGACGGCCCTCTCGCTCGAAGAATCGGCGAAGCGCGTGCAGGAACTCGCCGACGCCGCGAAGGCGGTGAACCCCGACATCCTCGTGCTGTGCCACGGCGGCCCGATTTCCGAACCGGAGGACGTGCGGTTCATCCTCGACCACACGACGGGCATCGTTGGCTTCTTCGGCGCGTCGAGCATCGAGCGCTTGCCGACGGAGGTCGCGATCACCGGTTGTGTGAAGCAGTTCAAGGGGCTGGCGCTGAAGTGA
- a CDS encoding alpha-2-macroglobulin family protein yields the protein MRDKQPPFPFAEPDDQPSGFWLRWRVISFVLALLLGVPAGYQLINWYERSHDAKAKRAARDAAQAEFAQLRAEQKAAQDAARAELDRATAAEQALTQTFEDELQKARKMLEEKDFSVRLTAPTHAQPGAPYSGKIETLNRTGAVVKPKKLEVVIKDAKNAELFKQTHEQPTAATTLDLPVAFWAKVKPGTELFLEVSALTDDDRKGILSERIPLARPVYVTHLATDKPLYKPGEVVRFRSLTLDRASLQPPARDLHLRFRLRDPGDAVTPLDEGNGRVLLNLQPVLVPDATAPAKVVPLRGIGVGEHTIAPDAPGGEYKLELLEVESGTGREVLLETRKFIVNRYVPDTFEKKLEFDGKSYGAGDTVQARIEVTRTAGGPMKDAKATVVATVDGREFHSQGGAAFALVPAERGASKAILDVRFKLPADIFVKAAKDSAPNATLSVNIQDGSDTEAIVRPIPLVTKTLSVEFFPEGGEMVEGVPGRVYFQARTFHNKPADVKGYITDGTDRIVEAVTLTDAENPGANRGHGVFTLTPKAGARYFLKLVTPSGIIEPTKDGFPLPLARPDGVALTADDAVTGKGAAIRVTLQTADGTKTLHVGAYARGRLVAHQRLTVTAGKPVTVELNGDDPTGGVTRVTVFEEQKADGEGRAPLIPRAERLVFRKPVEQLALKVQPDKTRYTPAGKVRLELSAADEKEKPVPAVLLVGVVNRSVITMADNKTDRLMPTHFLLSGEVKHPAELEHADFLLTAHPKAAAALDLLLGTQGWRRFAEQNADPANPSDRSDVDKMLVAHGQRTSAPFALYKLEEQRVQAEFRPQLENAALTRVAAEARWNKHTGEAEVANRLAVTQAAATAAEQQYTSAAADLYAFETRPTRPPSWGCRRCGGAPRSGYRRRALAASRPAGGRRPYYCGTFGVFALVGLSAAGVVWTWSTPDAETAWKNTGRDGLNRAPKAAGVVEERGVAKLALQARAREADRAPQAPMAAMDVAGQMGGGAVPGNAPVRNAGPPVLRKPNAEAAFRDDADNKKNDARPDPAKRFDDAFALNKGAGEGKPGDRAREQARLALALGAAKPAAKPAGGMGALPGRPGGAGGFAGARAAGGGRPFGGPAGPGGFLAPMPPPPPVVMPFLVREYAHQRDPALGEVRSDFAETVYWHPVLVLPGTGKTTVEFQLSDDIARYQVLVAGHTQDGRIGAVTEAIEARQPFSVDPKLPLEVSHTDTIDVPLRVTNDSDDARKVVFGVTTTGLKAAGAVPDALELGPNGKGRQMLRLKADTLNGPASVSITGTSGADKDTILRAVTVVPDGFPGVGSVSDMIEKGRAGGTIMVPKDTVPGTLKVRLEVYPTSLADLVKGLDGLLREPSGCFEQTSTTNYPNTLILDYMNQTNQVNPEAAKRAKELLDRGYGRLVSYECPDTPLKARQGFEWFGAADSQHEALTAYGLLQFKDMSRVHPVDPQLIKRTQAFLLSRKDGTGGFKRNARALDTFGGAPKHTTDAYIVWALVESDPDNSENLDLAKEIAALKTEALDENSTGGKDAYFVALTANVLLNRGDREAAHRLLGRLKDKHAKGGAVTGAVTSITRSGGRDLEIETTAITLLGWLRANDPNYAVAIKDATRWVSQQRGGYGGFGSTQSTIMALKALILYAKKSARPAESGEIKLMLAGREVAARKFSEKDVEVIGVDVANAEGIFKAGQLTEVEIVTDAKQAYPFALSYTYTTLTPVSAEKCAVKIGTKLGKTEAAEGDTVPLHLSFENKQNKGQGMAVAVIGIPAGMRVPTDMKQLTDLREKGQVAYFETRGRELVLYWRELAPEQKIALTVDLVCDVPGTYHGPASRGYLYYDADHKHWVEPLAVKIAPLSAEARK from the coding sequence ATGCGCGACAAACAGCCCCCTTTCCCGTTCGCCGAACCGGACGACCAGCCGTCCGGCTTCTGGCTCCGGTGGCGGGTGATCTCGTTCGTCCTCGCCCTCCTCCTCGGGGTGCCGGCCGGATACCAGCTCATCAACTGGTACGAGCGGTCGCACGACGCGAAGGCCAAGCGCGCCGCCCGCGACGCGGCGCAGGCCGAATTCGCGCAGCTCCGGGCCGAACAAAAGGCCGCCCAGGACGCGGCGCGGGCCGAACTCGATCGGGCCACCGCCGCCGAACAGGCGCTCACTCAGACCTTCGAGGACGAGCTTCAGAAGGCCCGGAAAATGCTGGAGGAAAAGGACTTCTCGGTGCGGCTGACGGCGCCCACGCACGCCCAGCCCGGCGCACCCTACAGCGGGAAGATCGAAACGCTGAACCGCACCGGCGCGGTCGTTAAGCCGAAGAAGCTCGAGGTCGTGATCAAGGACGCGAAGAACGCCGAACTCTTCAAGCAGACCCACGAGCAGCCGACCGCCGCCACGACGCTCGACCTGCCGGTCGCGTTCTGGGCGAAAGTGAAGCCCGGTACCGAACTGTTCCTCGAAGTCTCCGCGCTCACCGACGACGACCGCAAGGGCATCCTCTCCGAGCGCATTCCGCTCGCCCGGCCGGTGTACGTCACGCACCTCGCGACCGACAAGCCGCTGTACAAGCCGGGCGAGGTGGTCCGCTTCCGGTCGCTCACTCTCGACCGCGCCAGCCTCCAACCGCCCGCGCGCGACCTGCACCTGAGGTTCCGGCTCCGCGACCCCGGCGACGCGGTCACGCCGCTCGACGAGGGCAACGGTCGGGTGCTCCTGAACCTCCAGCCGGTGCTGGTGCCGGATGCGACTGCCCCCGCCAAGGTGGTCCCGCTCCGCGGCATCGGCGTGGGTGAACACACGATCGCCCCGGACGCGCCGGGCGGCGAGTACAAGCTCGAACTGCTGGAAGTGGAAAGCGGCACCGGCCGCGAAGTGCTGTTGGAAACGCGCAAGTTCATTGTAAACCGCTACGTGCCGGACACGTTCGAGAAGAAACTCGAATTCGACGGCAAGAGCTACGGGGCCGGCGACACGGTCCAAGCCCGCATCGAAGTCACGCGCACGGCGGGCGGCCCGATGAAGGACGCCAAGGCGACCGTCGTCGCCACGGTGGACGGCCGCGAGTTTCATAGCCAGGGCGGGGCCGCGTTCGCGCTCGTCCCGGCCGAACGCGGCGCGTCCAAGGCGATCCTCGATGTGCGGTTCAAGCTCCCCGCCGACATCTTCGTGAAGGCCGCGAAGGACAGCGCGCCGAACGCCACGCTGAGCGTCAACATTCAGGACGGGAGCGACACGGAAGCGATCGTGCGGCCGATCCCGCTCGTGACGAAGACCCTGTCCGTCGAGTTTTTCCCCGAAGGCGGGGAGATGGTCGAGGGCGTGCCAGGCCGCGTGTATTTCCAGGCGCGCACGTTCCACAATAAACCGGCCGATGTGAAGGGCTACATCACCGATGGCACGGACAGGATCGTCGAAGCCGTCACGCTCACGGACGCCGAAAACCCTGGCGCGAACCGCGGGCACGGTGTCTTCACGCTCACGCCCAAGGCCGGTGCCAGGTACTTCCTTAAGCTCGTCACCCCGAGCGGCATCATTGAACCGACAAAGGACGGCTTCCCGCTTCCGTTGGCGAGGCCCGATGGCGTCGCACTGACCGCGGATGACGCCGTCACCGGAAAAGGCGCCGCAATCCGCGTAACCCTTCAGACGGCAGATGGCACGAAGACGCTGCACGTGGGCGCGTACGCCCGCGGGCGGCTCGTCGCGCACCAGAGGCTCACCGTAACTGCGGGCAAGCCGGTCACGGTGGAACTGAACGGTGACGACCCGACCGGCGGCGTCACCCGGGTCACGGTGTTCGAGGAACAGAAGGCCGACGGCGAGGGGCGGGCGCCGCTCATCCCACGGGCCGAGCGCCTCGTGTTCCGCAAGCCGGTCGAGCAACTCGCTCTGAAGGTGCAACCCGACAAGACGCGCTACACGCCCGCGGGCAAGGTCCGGCTCGAACTCTCCGCGGCCGATGAGAAGGAGAAGCCCGTTCCCGCGGTGCTGCTGGTCGGCGTGGTGAACCGCAGCGTGATCACAATGGCCGACAACAAGACCGACCGCCTCATGCCGACGCACTTCCTCCTTTCGGGCGAGGTTAAGCACCCGGCCGAACTGGAACACGCCGACTTCCTGCTCACCGCTCACCCGAAGGCCGCCGCCGCGCTCGATCTCCTGCTCGGTACGCAGGGCTGGCGCCGGTTCGCCGAGCAAAACGCCGACCCCGCGAACCCGTCCGACCGCTCGGACGTGGACAAAATGCTCGTCGCGCACGGGCAGCGCACCTCCGCTCCGTTCGCGCTGTACAAGCTCGAGGAGCAGCGGGTACAGGCGGAGTTCCGCCCGCAGCTCGAAAACGCCGCGCTCACACGAGTTGCGGCCGAGGCGCGCTGGAACAAACATACCGGGGAAGCTGAGGTCGCTAATCGGTTGGCCGTCACGCAGGCCGCTGCCACCGCCGCCGAACAGCAGTACACAAGCGCCGCGGCCGATCTGTACGCGTTCGAGACGCGCCCGACGCGGCCGCCGTCGTGGGGCTGCCGGCGCTGCGGCGGCGCTCCTCGCTCTGGGTATCGGAGGCGCGCGCTGGCTGCGTCGCGGCCGGCCGGCGGCCGCCGGCCGTACTACTGCGGCACGTTCGGTGTGTTCGCCCTCGTCGGCCTGTCAGCGGCCGGCGTGGTGTGGACGTGGTCCACACCGGATGCCGAAACCGCATGGAAGAATACCGGTCGTGATGGGCTGAATCGGGCGCCGAAGGCCGCGGGTGTAGTCGAAGAACGGGGTGTCGCAAAACTCGCTCTTCAAGCGAGGGCGCGCGAAGCCGATCGAGCGCCCCAAGCCCCGATGGCAGCGATGGACGTGGCGGGCCAGATGGGCGGCGGTGCGGTGCCCGGAAACGCACCTGTGCGGAACGCGGGGCCGCCGGTCCTGAGGAAACCGAACGCAGAAGCCGCATTCCGGGACGATGCCGACAACAAGAAGAACGACGCCCGGCCCGACCCGGCCAAGCGCTTCGATGATGCGTTCGCTCTGAACAAAGGGGCCGGAGAAGGGAAGCCCGGCGACCGGGCACGCGAACAGGCGCGGCTCGCTCTGGCGCTCGGCGCGGCGAAGCCCGCAGCGAAGCCTGCTGGGGGGATGGGGGCCCTTCCCGGCCGGCCCGGAGGAGCTGGAGGCTTTGCGGGCGCTCGGGCGGCCGGCGGTGGACGGCCGTTCGGTGGTCCCGCCGGTCCGGGCGGCTTCCTCGCCCCGATGCCCCCGCCCCCGCCGGTCGTGATGCCGTTCCTGGTCCGCGAGTACGCCCACCAGCGCGACCCGGCACTCGGGGAGGTGCGTTCGGACTTTGCCGAAACCGTGTACTGGCACCCGGTCCTCGTGTTGCCGGGGACCGGTAAGACCACAGTCGAGTTCCAGCTTTCCGACGACATCGCCCGCTATCAGGTGCTCGTCGCCGGTCACACGCAGGACGGGCGCATCGGCGCGGTGACGGAGGCGATCGAGGCCCGGCAACCGTTCAGCGTTGATCCGAAGCTGCCGCTGGAGGTTTCGCACACGGACACGATCGACGTGCCCCTGCGCGTCACCAACGACAGCGACGACGCCCGGAAGGTCGTGTTCGGCGTGACGACAACCGGTTTGAAAGCGGCCGGCGCCGTGCCCGACGCACTGGAACTCGGCCCGAACGGTAAGGGCCGCCAGATGCTCCGCCTCAAGGCCGACACGTTGAACGGCCCGGCATCGGTAAGCATCACCGGCACGAGCGGCGCGGACAAGGACACCATCCTCCGCGCGGTCACCGTCGTGCCGGACGGCTTCCCGGGCGTCGGCTCGGTGAGCGACATGATCGAGAAGGGGCGGGCGGGCGGGACTATCATGGTGCCGAAAGATACGGTGCCCGGCACGCTCAAAGTGCGGCTCGAAGTGTACCCAACTTCATTGGCCGATCTCGTGAAAGGGTTGGACGGGTTGCTCCGTGAGCCGTCCGGGTGCTTCGAACAGACCTCGACCACCAACTACCCGAACACCCTGATCCTCGACTACATGAACCAGACCAATCAGGTGAACCCCGAAGCCGCGAAGCGGGCGAAGGAACTGCTCGACCGCGGGTACGGCCGGTTGGTGTCCTACGAGTGCCCGGACACCCCGCTCAAGGCCCGCCAGGGGTTCGAGTGGTTCGGCGCGGCCGATAGTCAGCACGAAGCGCTCACCGCCTACGGCCTGCTCCAGTTCAAGGACATGAGTCGCGTTCACCCGGTCGACCCGCAACTCATCAAGCGAACGCAGGCGTTCTTGCTGTCCCGCAAGGACGGTACCGGCGGGTTTAAGCGAAACGCGCGGGCGCTCGATACCTTCGGCGGCGCACCGAAACACACGACCGACGCCTACATCGTCTGGGCGCTCGTCGAGAGTGACCCGGACAACAGCGAGAACCTCGATCTTGCGAAGGAGATCGCCGCGCTCAAGACCGAGGCGCTGGACGAGAACTCGACCGGCGGTAAGGACGCGTACTTCGTGGCTCTGACGGCGAACGTGTTGCTGAATCGCGGCGACCGCGAGGCCGCGCACCGGTTGCTCGGCCGCCTTAAGGACAAGCACGCCAAGGGCGGGGCCGTGACGGGCGCGGTTACCAGCATCACCCGCTCCGGCGGGCGCGATCTGGAGATCGAGACGACCGCTATCACCCTGCTCGGGTGGCTCCGCGCGAACGACCCCAACTACGCCGTTGCCATCAAGGACGCGACGAGGTGGGTCAGCCAACAACGCGGCGGGTACGGCGGGTTCGGGTCCACGCAATCGACCATTATGGCGCTCAAGGCGCTCATTCTGTACGCAAAGAAGTCTGCCCGACCGGCCGAGAGCGGCGAGATCAAGCTCATGCTGGCGGGCCGGGAAGTCGCGGCGCGGAAGTTCAGCGAAAAGGACGTGGAAGTGATCGGTGTGGACGTCGCGAACGCGGAAGGGATCTTCAAAGCCGGCCAGTTGACCGAGGTGGAGATCGTGACGGACGCGAAGCAGGCGTACCCGTTCGCGCTTTCTTACACCTACACGACGCTCACGCCGGTGAGCGCCGAGAAGTGCGCCGTGAAGATCGGTACGAAGCTCGGGAAGACCGAAGCTGCCGAGGGCGACACGGTGCCGCTGCACCTGAGCTTCGAGAACAAGCAGAACAAGGGGCAGGGGATGGCGGTGGCGGTCATCGGCATCCCGGCCGGGATGCGGGTGCCGACCGACATGAAGCAGCTCACCGACCTGCGCGAGAAGGGCCAGGTGGCGTACTTCGAGACCCGGGGCCGGGAACTGGTGCTCTACTGGCGCGAGCTGGCCCCGGAGCAGAAGATCGCGCTGACGGTGGACCTGGTGTGCGACGTGCCGGGCACCTACCATGGGCCGGCCAGCCGCGGGTACCTGTACTACGACGCGGACCACAAGCACTGGGTCGAACCGCTCGCCGTAAAGATCGCGCCCCTTTCGGCCGAAGCGCGGAAGTGA